The Peribacillus sp. FSL P2-0133 genome has a segment encoding these proteins:
- the safA gene encoding SafA/ExsA family spore coat assembly protein: protein MKIHIVQKGDTLWKLAKKYGVSFEELKKVNAQLSNPDMMMPGMKIKIPGTSGAVIKETGKPNVNIQPGMKESQTQQFQPQSAPKKEQQIMQKPAVKEQPKFQQPVKEQPKFQLPVKEQPKFQQPIKEQPIIQKPVKEQKIVPQPVKKEQKIVQPKPIIKEKQVIVPKEVPVPMPVIPEIDINNYYMVNMTNMSVQKPPAPPPLPKKKEEPVTKKKKKPAVQPAQEYSEPVDDCIPVTPILPGSGHCIQPPPWAQMHMQGMQQAPYQGAQGYQAAPEIQGYQMMEESSDTWVESPDMQMMDQGFVQGASMNATSQQHYPYQASAPVPHHYYGGMNQQAQAAGSYMQQDYESPGESPSSYNQNYPQHYSQTAGEDEEDCGCNKGLLGTYGPGVKGQYQGNKKMDANAHHHPDYHQYQSVQSQQQAPYPGMSPKQSQMGMEMPFQYEDESEESYDMMMGGQNPGQPGMMMGGQNPGQPGMMMGGQNPGQPDDDGRPKPRPGDDDGRPKLPMMMGGQNPGQPDGRPKPIGSQ from the coding sequence GTGAAAATTCATATAGTCCAAAAAGGCGATACACTTTGGAAACTCGCCAAAAAATACGGCGTCAGTTTTGAAGAACTTAAAAAAGTTAACGCACAATTAAGCAACCCGGACATGATGATGCCTGGAATGAAAATTAAAATACCAGGGACATCCGGAGCTGTAATAAAAGAAACGGGTAAACCAAACGTGAATATTCAGCCGGGAATGAAAGAATCCCAAACTCAACAGTTCCAGCCTCAGTCAGCACCTAAGAAAGAGCAGCAAATTATGCAAAAACCGGCTGTTAAAGAACAGCCGAAATTTCAACAACCAGTAAAAGAACAGCCGAAATTTCAACTGCCGGTAAAAGAGCAGCCAAAATTTCAACAGCCGATAAAAGAGCAACCTATCATTCAAAAACCAGTAAAAGAGCAGAAAATCGTTCCACAGCCAGTTAAGAAAGAGCAGAAAATCGTTCAGCCAAAGCCAATCATTAAAGAAAAGCAAGTAATCGTTCCAAAAGAAGTGCCAGTGCCCATGCCGGTGATTCCGGAGATCGACATCAATAATTATTATATGGTCAACATGACCAATATGAGTGTGCAAAAGCCTCCAGCACCACCACCTTTACCAAAGAAAAAAGAAGAGCCAGTAACCAAAAAGAAGAAAAAGCCAGCTGTACAGCCAGCTCAGGAATATAGTGAGCCGGTGGATGATTGTATTCCAGTAACGCCAATCTTGCCTGGAAGCGGTCATTGTATTCAGCCGCCACCATGGGCGCAAATGCACATGCAAGGTATGCAACAAGCACCATATCAAGGCGCACAAGGGTATCAGGCGGCTCCGGAAATACAAGGTTATCAAATGATGGAAGAGAGCTCTGATACATGGGTGGAATCTCCTGACATGCAAATGATGGATCAAGGATTCGTCCAAGGGGCGAGCATGAATGCAACAAGCCAGCAACATTATCCATATCAAGCCTCTGCACCGGTTCCGCACCATTATTATGGAGGGATGAATCAACAAGCTCAGGCAGCAGGTTCATATATGCAACAAGATTATGAGTCACCAGGCGAATCGCCTTCTTCATACAATCAAAACTACCCTCAGCATTATTCCCAGACTGCCGGTGAGGATGAGGAGGATTGCGGCTGTAATAAGGGGTTACTTGGAACTTATGGGCCGGGAGTGAAGGGGCAGTATCAAGGGAACAAAAAAATGGATGCCAATGCACATCACCATCCAGATTATCACCAATATCAATCCGTTCAATCACAGCAGCAGGCCCCATACCCAGGGATGTCACCGAAACAGTCTCAGATGGGAATGGAGATGCCATTCCAATATGAAGATGAGTCAGAAGAATCATATGACATGATGATGGGCGGCCAAAACCCAGGCCAGCCAGGTATGATGATGGGCGGCCAAAACCCAGGTCAGCCAGGTATGATGATGGGCGGCCAAAACCCAGGTCAGCCAGATGATGATGGGCGGCCAAAACCCAGGCCAGGAGATGATGATGGGCGGCCAAAACTTCCAATGATGATGGGCGGCCAAAACCCAGGTCAGCCAGATGGGCGGCCAAAACCTATAGGCAGCCAGTAG
- a CDS encoding neutral zinc metallopeptidase has product MKWKGRQGSSNVEDKRGMSTKGMAGIGGGVGLVIVLIVTLLGGNPSELLGSLNSTESNNGGSYVETDEEKELAQFVSVVLAETEQVWTEEFRKNGLEYKEPNLVLYSGSVESACGMAASSVGPFYCPGDMKLYIDLSFYQELKQEFQAPGDFAMAYVIAHEVGHHVQTLLGTTEKEMPDRSKVSETEYNRFSVRLELQADYLAGVWAHHVQGENLLEEGDLEEALNAASGVGDDRIQERAQGYVVPDSFTHGTSEQRKRWFNKGFKSGDMNEGNTFKANNL; this is encoded by the coding sequence ATGAAATGGAAAGGTAGACAGGGCAGCTCGAACGTCGAGGACAAAAGAGGCATGAGCACAAAAGGCATGGCCGGAATCGGCGGAGGGGTCGGATTGGTAATTGTCTTGATCGTGACGCTCCTTGGCGGTAATCCAAGCGAATTGCTAGGCAGCTTGAATTCCACTGAATCAAACAATGGCGGCTCTTATGTCGAAACTGATGAAGAGAAGGAACTTGCGCAGTTTGTATCTGTCGTCCTAGCAGAAACGGAGCAGGTCTGGACAGAAGAATTCCGTAAAAATGGACTGGAATATAAGGAACCGAACCTTGTCCTGTATTCGGGTAGTGTCGAATCGGCATGCGGGATGGCAGCTTCTTCGGTAGGGCCATTTTATTGTCCGGGTGACATGAAACTATATATTGATCTCAGCTTTTATCAAGAGTTAAAGCAAGAATTCCAGGCACCCGGGGATTTCGCCATGGCCTATGTCATTGCCCACGAAGTCGGACATCACGTTCAGACACTTCTAGGGACAACGGAAAAGGAAATGCCCGATCGTTCAAAGGTCAGCGAGACCGAATATAATAGGTTTTCTGTACGTCTTGAATTACAGGCCGATTATTTGGCTGGAGTTTGGGCACATCATGTCCAAGGAGAGAATTTGCTTGAAGAAGGCGATCTTGAGGAGGCCTTGAATGCAGCAAGTGGTGTGGGGGATGACCGTATCCAAGAAAGAGCACAAGGGTACGTGGTGCCAGACAGCTTCACGCATGGTACTTCCGAACAGAGGAAACGGTGGTTCAATAAAGGATTTAAATCCGGTGATATGAATGAAGGCAATACTTTTAAAGCGAATAACCTTTAA